A single region of the Pontimicrobium sp. SW4 genome encodes:
- a CDS encoding hemolysin family protein, with protein sequence MNLLIFYAIISIFFSFLCSILEAVLLSVTPTFINIKKQENKPYAEDLESLKKDVDKPLIAILTLNTIAHTVGAILVGVQAKVVYAEQYGSVSRKILGIPFTEDLMVGVVSTIMTILILVASEIIPKTIGATYWKQLAHFTTTALNILIFPLKWTGILWLLQLTTKLIGGKGHGSILSRESFIAMTDIAHEEGVFQESESKVIKNLLNFKDIHAKDVMTPRTVMKAEIETMTIEEFFNENHNIRFSRIPVFTDTPDNITGLVLKDDVFKEMAFGNGNKTLSDVKRNIIIVNRSMPIPKLFEELVESKNHMALVVDEYGSVSGLVTMEDVIETLLGLEIMDESDNVADLQLLARKSWETRAKRLGLIEEKPE encoded by the coding sequence ATGAATCTACTGATTTTTTACGCAATAATCTCAATTTTCTTTTCCTTTCTGTGCTCTATTTTAGAAGCTGTTTTATTGAGCGTAACACCAACATTTATCAATATAAAGAAGCAAGAAAACAAGCCCTACGCTGAAGATTTAGAAAGCCTAAAAAAAGATGTTGATAAGCCACTTATTGCTATTTTAACGCTCAATACTATTGCGCATACTGTTGGTGCAATTCTAGTTGGAGTGCAAGCTAAGGTTGTTTATGCTGAACAATATGGAAGCGTATCACGAAAAATATTAGGCATTCCATTTACTGAGGACCTTATGGTTGGTGTAGTGTCTACCATTATGACAATTTTAATATTAGTTGCTTCAGAAATTATTCCAAAGACTATTGGCGCTACCTATTGGAAACAACTAGCTCATTTTACAACAACTGCATTAAATATTCTAATTTTTCCATTAAAATGGACAGGGATTTTATGGTTATTACAGCTTACAACTAAGCTTATCGGAGGAAAAGGACATGGCAGTATATTGAGTAGGGAAAGTTTTATCGCCATGACAGATATTGCCCATGAAGAAGGTGTGTTTCAAGAATCTGAAAGCAAAGTCATTAAAAATTTATTGAATTTTAAAGATATTCACGCCAAGGATGTTATGACACCTCGAACTGTTATGAAAGCAGAAATAGAAACTATGACTATTGAGGAGTTTTTTAATGAAAACCACAACATCCGATTTTCAAGAATACCTGTGTTTACTGATACTCCTGATAATATTACAGGATTAGTTTTAAAAGATGATGTGTTTAAAGAAATGGCATTTGGAAATGGTAATAAAACCTTATCAGATGTCAAACGAAACATTATCATCGTTAATAGAAGTATGCCAATTCCAAAATTATTTGAAGAATTAGTTGAAAGTAAAAACCATATGGCATTAGTGGTCGACGAATATGGTTCGGTAAGTGGTTTGGTAACTATGGAAGATGTTATTGAAACGCTTTTAGGCCTTGAAATAATGGATGAAAGTGATAATGTGGCAGACTTACAGTTGTTGGCAAGAAAAAGCTGGGAAACAAGAGCAAAACGTTTAGGTTTGATAGAAGAAAAGCCCGAATAA
- a CDS encoding methylated-DNA--[protein]-cysteine S-methyltransferase — MESCIINTPLGFAKLEGDEHGLSSLTVLNNDIAVSDIIPEILEDGVRQLEEYFNGERTDFSLKLNPQGTDFQKRVWNALLAIPYGKTTSYLQLSKDLGDVKAIRAVANANGKNPLWIIVPCHRVIGSDGSLTGYAGGLNRKQWLLEHESPYKQQSLF; from the coding sequence ATGGAATCATGCATCATAAATACACCTTTAGGATTTGCCAAATTGGAAGGAGATGAGCATGGACTATCTTCACTTACTGTATTAAATAACGATATTGCAGTTTCAGATATTATTCCAGAAATTTTAGAAGATGGGGTTCGTCAATTAGAAGAATATTTTAATGGCGAACGAACCGATTTCAGTTTAAAATTAAATCCTCAAGGAACCGATTTTCAAAAAAGAGTTTGGAATGCATTACTTGCAATTCCTTATGGAAAAACTACTTCTTATCTACAATTATCAAAAGACCTTGGTGATGTAAAAGCCATTCGTGCTGTAGCAAATGCTAATGGTAAAAACCCGCTTTGGATTATAGTGCCTTGTCATCGTGTTATTGGTAGCGATGGTAGTTTAACAGGTTATGCTGGTGGGCTTAACAGAAAACAATGGCTCTTAGAACATGAAAGCCCTTACAAACAACAATCTCTATTTTAA
- a CDS encoding 3'-5' exonuclease: MISKLNLENILFLDIETVPETQYFSDLDDTKQALWEHKSQYQRKDDFTAEEFYERAGIWAEFGKIICISVGYFANQGNIRKFRVTSFYGDEIKILKDFKNLLISHFSQTKHLLCAHNGKEFDFPYIARRMIIHNIELPYKLNLFGKKPWEVPHLDTLELWKFGDYKTYTSLKLLTNVLGIPSPKDDIDGSEVYRVYYEEKEIDRIIVYCEKDTIAVAQIFLRLRGDKLLTEEEIIHI; encoded by the coding sequence ATGATTAGCAAACTCAATTTAGAAAATATCTTATTTCTAGATATTGAAACAGTTCCTGAAACACAATATTTTTCAGATTTAGACGACACAAAGCAAGCCCTTTGGGAACATAAATCACAATACCAACGAAAAGATGATTTTACAGCTGAAGAGTTTTATGAACGTGCAGGAATTTGGGCAGAGTTCGGTAAAATTATTTGCATTTCTGTTGGCTATTTTGCAAATCAAGGAAACATCAGAAAATTTAGAGTGACTTCTTTTTATGGAGATGAAATTAAAATTCTTAAAGATTTTAAAAATCTATTAATCTCACATTTTAGTCAAACAAAGCATTTATTATGTGCTCACAATGGTAAGGAATTTGACTTTCCTTACATAGCTCGACGTATGATTATTCACAACATTGAGTTACCTTATAAACTCAACCTGTTTGGCAAAAAGCCTTGGGAAGTGCCACATTTAGACACTCTAGAATTATGGAAGTTTGGCGATTATAAAACTTACACGTCTTTAAAGTTATTAACTAATGTATTAGGCATTCCCTCGCCTAAAGATGATATTGATGGAAGTGAAGTATATCGTGTGTATTACGAAGAAAAAGAGATAGATAGAATTATTGTTTACTGTGAAAAAGACACTATTGCAGTAGCCCAAATATTTTTACGCTTACGAGGTGATAAGCTTTTAACCGAAGAAGAAATAATTCATATATAA
- a CDS encoding immunoglobulin-like domain-containing protein — MKKLLLLVLILSTTFTFSQSKDLKKAEAFIKAKGEITFTFKINNLDDLNDITRQLSIVNFDKKTKTVKVWANESQFNKFLSRNIPFKVETSDNTAKAEELQMTSSANSRASNLTFPLTAYPTYADYALQMANFAADNPSICQLVDIGGTGEGVSGGDKRLLFIKLSDNIGVSENEPKLMYTSSMHGDEIAGFPMMLNLIDYFITAYNNVSHADHTRVKNLIDNSEIWINPMANPDGTYYNSPSNTSVANARRGNVNGFDLNRNYPDNIAGPHDDGNAYQVETLAFMNLADNNHFVLSANFHGGIELVNYPWDNTLDRHPDDDWFMHVSREYATNAQNNSPSGYMDDRNNGITHGADWYLVYGGRQDYMNFYQQTKEVTIELSNTKLPAASQLVNYWNYNKEALIDYLVQGTYGFSGVVKDAVTSNPIEATIKIANHDALGSWTKTTLPHGGYFRPIKAGTYDIVFEAPCYQSFTLTGQTISDYQGVNLPDVTLTPIGVTSPTGVAAANLGTNTATINWDDLGATYDLRYKEVASSTWIDVLNISSNTQGLSGLLPTTQYEVQVRSKCAGNTSPYSTSVNFTTSDVAPVNYCDSSGNTSYQTGITRVIFGAIDNIDGPSKNVGYEDFTNLSTTVTHSSSENLTVYVNTDGNYRVDTFVWIDWNQNGDFTDSGEAYDLGNISNVSNGAMPTLSISIPANAETGSTRMRVSTRYNNNPTSCQTNFDGEVEDYTVTVQSLVDTTAPVIALVGSSPVNLNVGDTYTEEGATANDNKDGDITANIVVGGDVVDTNIAGTYIVTYNVSDAAGNAATEVTRTVNVVPDTTAPVITLVGLSPVNLNVGDTYTEEGATANDNKDGDITANIVVGGDTVDTNIAGTYIVTYNVSDAAGNAATEVTRTVNVVPDTTVPVITLIGSSTIDLNVGDVYTEQGATASDNKDGNITANIVVGGDTVDTNTAGAYIVTYNVSDAAGNAATEVTRTVNVVPDTTAPVITLVGSSPVNLNVGDTYTEEGATANDNKDGDITANIVVGGDTVDANTAGAYVVTYNVSDAAGNAATEVIRIVNVVQDTTVPVITLNGASTMNLNLGDTYTEQGATATDNIDGDITANIVVGGPAVNVNLAGTYIVTYNVSDAAGNAAAEVTRAVIVAPDTTVPVIILNGSSTINLSIGDNYIEQGATATDNIDGDITANIIVAGATVNTNIAGTYIITYNVSDAAGNAAAQVTRTVIVSEPIIGCSGGISSFPYNEGFENTLGAWTQSSSDDLDWIVDASGTPSNNTGPSSAVQGSYYIYVEASGNNTGYPNKRAILNSPCFDLSALTEATFSFKYHMFGDADMGTIDLEISNDEGSTWTSIWSESGNKGDSWQTANVDISAYTGGGVQLRLNRFVGSTWKADIAIDDVSLVEGGIVVTPCSGGITSYPYTEGFENTLGAWTQSTSDDINWTVDANGTPSNNTGPSSAVQGSYYIYVEASGNATPSKQAIINSPCFDLSGQSSATFSFNYHMSGSSDMGSIVLEASVDNGVTWTSIWSESGNKGNSWLTANVNLSAYVGGSVQLRFNRVTGGTWQADIAIDNVNLNATSSAARTNTTVRNSKNSSDGLIKLYPNPVKGNNLNVITTLKDVSYEVYNMLGQIVSKGKVTNNKVDVSNLESAVYQVKFTAESKVYTKRFIKE, encoded by the coding sequence ATGAAAAAACTATTACTATTAGTGCTAATTCTGAGCACTACATTTACTTTTTCACAAAGTAAAGATTTAAAAAAAGCCGAAGCCTTCATAAAAGCTAAAGGTGAAATTACATTTACATTTAAGATTAACAACTTAGACGACTTAAATGATATTACACGACAATTATCGATTGTGAATTTTGATAAAAAAACGAAAACTGTAAAAGTTTGGGCTAATGAAAGTCAATTCAACAAGTTTTTAAGTCGAAATATTCCTTTTAAAGTCGAAACTTCAGATAATACCGCAAAGGCTGAAGAATTGCAAATGACAAGTTCTGCTAATAGTAGAGCTTCAAACCTAACATTTCCATTAACAGCTTATCCAACTTATGCAGATTATGCGCTACAAATGGCAAATTTTGCAGCAGATAACCCATCCATATGTCAGTTAGTTGATATTGGAGGAACAGGAGAAGGTGTTTCAGGAGGAGACAAAAGATTGTTGTTCATAAAACTCTCAGACAATATTGGAGTTTCAGAAAATGAGCCTAAATTAATGTATACATCTTCTATGCATGGTGATGAAATTGCTGGATTCCCAATGATGTTAAATTTGATAGACTATTTCATTACAGCCTATAATAATGTATCACATGCAGATCATACAAGGGTTAAAAACCTAATAGATAATTCTGAAATCTGGATAAATCCAATGGCAAATCCAGATGGGACCTATTATAATAGTCCATCAAATACTTCTGTTGCAAATGCTAGAAGAGGAAATGTAAATGGATTTGATTTAAATAGAAATTATCCTGATAATATAGCTGGTCCACATGATGATGGAAATGCATATCAAGTAGAGACTTTAGCTTTTATGAATCTTGCAGACAACAATCATTTTGTCTTATCTGCAAATTTTCATGGTGGTATTGAATTAGTTAATTATCCTTGGGACAATACACTAGATAGGCATCCAGATGATGATTGGTTTATGCATGTAAGTAGAGAATATGCTACCAATGCTCAAAATAATAGCCCTTCAGGTTATATGGATGATCGAAATAATGGTATTACTCATGGAGCAGATTGGTATTTAGTTTATGGTGGTCGTCAAGATTATATGAATTTTTATCAACAAACAAAAGAAGTTACAATTGAGCTATCTAATACAAAATTACCAGCTGCAAGTCAATTAGTAAACTATTGGAATTATAATAAAGAAGCTTTAATAGATTATTTAGTACAAGGGACTTATGGTTTTTCAGGAGTTGTTAAAGATGCCGTTACAAGCAATCCAATTGAGGCTACAATAAAAATAGCTAATCATGATGCTTTAGGCTCTTGGACAAAAACAACATTGCCGCATGGAGGCTATTTTAGACCAATAAAAGCAGGGACTTATGATATAGTTTTTGAAGCGCCTTGCTATCAGTCTTTTACGCTTACCGGACAAACAATTTCAGATTATCAGGGGGTTAATTTACCAGATGTAACATTGACACCTATTGGAGTAACCTCGCCTACAGGAGTAGCTGCTGCTAATTTAGGAACTAATACAGCAACAATTAATTGGGATGATCTAGGGGCTACTTACGATTTAAGGTATAAAGAAGTAGCTTCAAGTACTTGGATTGATGTTTTAAACATAAGCTCTAATACACAAGGTTTATCAGGCTTATTACCAACTACTCAATATGAAGTACAAGTTAGAAGTAAGTGTGCTGGTAATACTTCACCTTATAGTACATCTGTCAATTTCACAACATCAGATGTAGCTCCAGTTAACTATTGTGATTCGAGTGGAAATACATCGTATCAAACTGGAATTACGCGAGTGATATTTGGAGCAATTGATAATATTGACGGTCCATCAAAAAATGTTGGATATGAAGACTTTACTAACCTTAGTACAACAGTCACTCATTCGTCATCTGAAAATCTCACAGTATATGTTAACACAGATGGAAATTATAGGGTTGATACATTTGTTTGGATTGATTGGAATCAAAATGGAGATTTCACAGATAGTGGGGAAGCTTATGACTTAGGAAACATAAGTAATGTGTCTAACGGAGCTATGCCAACTTTGTCAATTTCTATTCCTGCAAATGCAGAAACTGGAAGCACTAGAATGAGAGTTTCAACTAGATACAATAATAACCCTACTTCTTGTCAAACTAATTTTGACGGAGAAGTTGAAGACTATACTGTAACTGTTCAAAGTTTGGTAGACACTACAGCACCAGTAATCGCCTTAGTAGGGTCGTCACCAGTTAATTTAAATGTGGGAGATACTTATACAGAAGAAGGCGCAACGGCGAATGACAATAAAGATGGAGATATCACGGCAAACATAGTTGTTGGAGGCGATGTAGTAGATACAAATATAGCAGGAACTTATATCGTTACTTATAATGTGAGTGATGCAGCAGGCAATGCAGCAACGGAAGTAACAAGAACAGTCAATGTTGTACCAGATACTACAGCACCAGTAATTACCTTAGTAGGATTATCACCAGTTAATTTAAATGTGGGAGATACTTATACAGAAGAAGGCGCAACAGCGAATGACAATAAAGATGGAGATATTACTGCAAATATTGTTGTAGGTGGCGACACTGTTGACACCAATATAGCAGGAACCTATATCGTTACTTATAATGTGAGTGATGCAGCAGGAAATGCAGCAACGGAAGTAACCAGAACAGTCAATGTTGTACCAGATACTACAGTACCAGTAATTACTTTGATAGGATCATCAACGATAGATTTGAATGTAGGAGATGTGTACACCGAACAAGGAGCTACAGCTAGTGATAATAAAGATGGAAATATTACTGCAAATATTGTTGTAGGTGGCGACACTGTTGACACAAATACAGCAGGAGCTTATATAGTAACTTATAATGTGAGCGATGCAGCAGGTAATGCAGCAACAGAAGTAACAAGAACAGTAAATGTTGTACCAGATACTACGGCACCAGTAATTACATTGGTAGGTTCGTCGCCAGTTAATTTAAATGTGGGAGATACTTATACAGAAGAGGGAGCAACAGCGAATGATAATAAAGATGGAGATATTACAGCAAATATTGTTGTAGGTGGCGACACTGTTGACGCAAATACGGCAGGAGCTTATGTAGTAACTTATAATGTGAGCGATGCAGCAGGTAATGCAGCAACAGAAGTAATAAGAATAGTAAATGTTGTACAAGACACTACGGTACCAGTAATTACATTGAATGGTGCCTCTACAATGAACCTTAATTTAGGCGATACTTATACAGAACAAGGAGCCACGGCTACCGATAATATAGATGGAGATATCACAGCAAACATAGTTGTTGGAGGCCCAGCGGTAAATGTTAATTTAGCAGGAACTTATATAGTTACATATAATGTAAGTGATGCTGCAGGAAATGCGGCAGCAGAAGTAACAAGAGCTGTTATAGTAGCACCAGATACAACTGTACCAGTAATTATATTAAATGGTTCTTCTACAATTAACCTTAGCATTGGAGACAATTATATAGAACAAGGAGCAACGGCTACCGATAACATTGATGGAGATATTACAGCTAATATTATAGTTGCAGGAGCAACAGTAAACACAAATATTGCAGGAACCTACATAATAACCTATAACGTGAGTGATGCTGCAGGAAATGCTGCAGCTCAAGTAACTAGAACAGTTATAGTTTCGGAGCCAATAATAGGTTGTTCTGGAGGAATTTCTTCATTCCCTTATAACGAAGGCTTTGAAAATACGTTAGGAGCATGGACACAATCTTCTTCTGATGATTTAGATTGGATCGTAGATGCTAGTGGTACACCATCAAATAATACAGGACCTTCTAGTGCAGTACAAGGGAGTTATTACATTTATGTTGAAGCTTCTGGAAATAATACAGGATATCCAAATAAAAGAGCAATTTTAAATTCTCCTTGTTTTGATTTAAGTGCATTAACAGAAGCAACGTTTAGCTTTAAATACCATATGTTTGGTGATGCAGATATGGGAACTATTGATCTTGAAATAAGTAATGACGAAGGAAGTACTTGGACAAGTATTTGGAGTGAATCTGGAAACAAAGGAGACTCATGGCAAACGGCTAATGTGGATATTTCCGCCTATACTGGAGGAGGTGTTCAACTGCGACTTAACAGATTTGTAGGTAGTACTTGGAAAGCTGATATAGCTATTGACGATGTTAGTTTAGTTGAAGGAGGCATAGTAGTAACACCATGTTCAGGAGGTATTACATCATATCCTTATACCGAAGGATTTGAGAATACTTTAGGTGCATGGACACAATCCACATCAGATGATATTAACTGGACAGTAGATGCAAATGGCACGCCTTCGAATAACACTGGCCCTTCTAGTGCAGTTCAAGGTAGCTATTATATTTATGTTGAAGCTTCTGGTAATGCGACTCCAAGTAAGCAAGCCATTATCAATTCTCCTTGTTTTGATTTAAGCGGACAATCTTCAGCAACATTTAGTTTTAATTACCATATGTCTGGTTCATCAGATATGGGAAGTATTGTGTTAGAGGCTAGTGTAGATAATGGAGTCACTTGGACAAGCATTTGGAGTGAATCTGGAAACAAAGGAAATTCTTGGCTAACTGCTAATGTTAATCTTTCAGCTTATGTTGGAGGAAGTGTTCAGTTACGATTTAACAGAGTAACAGGAGGCACTTGGCAGGCAGATATTGCTATCGATAATGTAAATTTAAATGCAACATCTTCAGCTGCTAGAACCAATACTACAGTAAGAAACTCTAAAAACAGTAGTGATGGTTTAATTAAATTATATCCTAATCCGGTGAAAGGAAACAATTTAAATGTAATAACTACTCTTAAAGATGTGTCTTATGAGGTTTATAATATGCTTGGACAGATTGTATCTAAAGGAAAAGTAACTAATAATAAAGTAGATGTAAGTAATTTAGAATCTGCTGTTTATCAAGTTAAATTCACTGCTGAATCTAAAGTGTATACTAAGCGATTTATTAAAGAATAA